The Pogona vitticeps strain Pit_001003342236 chromosome 6, PviZW2.1, whole genome shotgun sequence genome contains a region encoding:
- the VPS25 gene encoding vacuolar protein-sorting-associated protein 25, with translation MMSFEWPWQYSFPPFFTLQPNVDTRQKQLTAWCSLVLSYSRVNRLYIMTVSEAQESPLFNNWKLQRKLPLESILVVLEELRKKGNLEWLDKNKSSFLVMWRRPEEWGKLIYQWVSKNGLTNSVFTLYELSNGEDTENEEFHGLEESMLLRALQALQQEHKAEIITLDDGRGVKFF, from the exons ATGATGAGTTTCGAGTGGCCCTGGCAATACAGTTTCCCGCCCTTCTTCAC GTTACAGCCCAATGTGGACACAAGACAAAAACAGCTGACAGCTTGGTGTTCTTTAGTGCTTTCATACAGTCGTGTCAACAGATTGTACATCATGACAGTTTCAGAGGCCCAGGAGAGCCCCCTGTTCAACAATTGGAAACTGCAGC GAAAACTCCCATTGGAATCTATTCTTGTTGTGCTAGAGGAACTCAGGAAAAAAG GGAATCTTGAATGGCTTGACAAGAACAAATCTAGCTTCCTAGTCATGTGGCGACGTCCAGAAGAATGGGGCAAGCTCATCTATCAGTGG GTATCAAAGAATGGTCTAACCAACTCGGTTTTCACACTGTATGAGTTATCTAATGGGGAGGACACAGAGAATGAAG AGTTCCATGGTTTAGAAGAGTCCATGCTGCTTCGTGCTCTGCAAGCTTTACAACAGGAGCACAAGGCTGAAATCATCACCCTGGATGATGGGCGAGGCGTCAAGTTCTTCTAA